From the Luteolibacter sp. Y139 genome, one window contains:
- a CDS encoding beta strand repeat-containing protein, whose protein sequence is MLHTALTATTVDFGGQTLRLAADGELISGTGSSVVTFQNGSLTAGGAADTPGTIFLANAGANAPVVTAKITDNGSGAVSLKTAGNVTIGNTVAASTNNFSGGTTVTGGTLTVASPITAGAKSGLGTGPVTVNQGGNLRILTASTANAQSYANNINLNDATLTSEDGVVTYGGTITLSGTNTINAYYADNKSALFTNPSNSITGTGNLVATGTSIVLSGVNTYTGTTRAATGNLQFDKRVSFYNDTPASWTAANLIVNNAATATFAVGGAGEFTAADLDAFKLLGTTTGGFLRGSNLGISTTNAGGSFTYASAIANPNNGINTLGVAKRGTGTLLLSGANTYTGTTSVFQGVVDISGSQSAGGALAIGGGTTLRIIGTGILGGGTHTAAIANAGTFQHASSSNQTFSGVISGAGAFLKDTSNSTVTFTNNNTYTGATTVNAGTLTLSAQHRTSSGFNVGPGATLSTTTNNIFTVDHGTAMDNARLFTVNGGTLLFPNSGDNRIGNVTLRNGATWTSNRTLAAWDYLLANTSTGPATVKVENTGGSTLPSVMNGTGGIHLQGVQNFDVANVTVSSATDLTVSMILGAQGNIGGAVGGINKTGTGTMTLAATNTYTGATTVVVGTLLVNGSTNALSATSVSTDATLGGTGTVNGTVTVAAGGIIAPGANTVGTLTTGAATIDGIYACEINGATADKLAVTGNLDIDGASLNVTVLSAPTQPEYILATYTGTRTGTFTGLAEGATVTPGYTITYATAGQIKLVTAPSGPSYTSWASTFTPNPGAAGVDFETTASRTAPSSSSAARRSAARTIRRSTPSPRTAMMSALTRS, encoded by the coding sequence GTGCTACACACCGCCCTCACGGCCACCACCGTGGACTTCGGTGGCCAAACGCTCCGGCTCGCCGCTGACGGCGAACTGATCTCCGGAACCGGCAGCTCGGTCGTCACATTCCAGAACGGCTCGCTGACCGCTGGTGGCGCTGCCGATACCCCCGGCACCATCTTCCTCGCCAACGCGGGAGCGAACGCCCCGGTGGTCACCGCGAAAATCACCGACAATGGCAGCGGCGCGGTCTCCCTCAAGACTGCTGGCAATGTCACCATCGGCAACACCGTGGCCGCGAGCACCAATAACTTCAGCGGTGGCACCACCGTGACCGGTGGCACGCTCACCGTCGCATCGCCCATCACCGCAGGAGCCAAGTCCGGCCTCGGCACCGGACCAGTGACGGTGAATCAGGGCGGCAACCTGCGCATCCTCACCGCCAGCACCGCCAATGCCCAGAGCTACGCCAACAACATCAACCTGAACGACGCCACGCTGACCTCCGAGGACGGGGTGGTGACTTACGGCGGCACCATCACCCTGAGCGGCACCAACACCATCAATGCCTACTATGCTGACAACAAGAGTGCCCTCTTCACCAACCCCTCCAACTCCATCACTGGCACCGGTAACCTGGTAGCCACTGGCACTTCGATCGTCTTGTCCGGAGTCAACACCTACACCGGCACCACCCGTGCCGCGACCGGCAACCTGCAGTTCGACAAAAGGGTGTCATTCTACAATGACACCCCGGCCAGTTGGACCGCCGCCAACCTGATCGTCAACAACGCTGCAACTGCCACCTTCGCCGTCGGCGGTGCTGGAGAGTTCACCGCGGCGGATCTCGATGCCTTCAAGTTACTCGGCACCACCACCGGCGGCTTCCTGAGAGGCTCGAACCTCGGGATCAGCACCACGAATGCAGGCGGCTCCTTCACCTATGCATCGGCAATCGCCAACCCCAACAACGGCATCAACACGCTCGGCGTCGCCAAGCGCGGCACCGGCACGCTGCTGCTTTCTGGAGCTAACACCTACACGGGTACTACCTCCGTCTTCCAAGGAGTGGTGGACATCAGCGGCAGCCAGTCAGCTGGCGGTGCCTTGGCCATCGGTGGCGGGACCACCCTGCGCATCATCGGCACGGGCATCCTCGGTGGCGGAACGCACACGGCCGCGATCGCCAATGCCGGCACCTTCCAGCACGCCTCCAGCAGCAACCAGACCTTCTCCGGAGTCATCAGCGGCGCGGGCGCCTTCCTGAAGGACACGAGCAACAGCACCGTGACCTTCACCAACAATAACACCTACACCGGTGCCACCACGGTGAATGCCGGCACGCTCACCCTCTCCGCCCAGCACCGGACATCGTCGGGCTTCAATGTCGGACCCGGCGCGACATTGTCCACGACCACGAACAACATCTTCACCGTCGACCACGGCACGGCGATGGATAACGCCCGTCTGTTCACGGTGAATGGCGGCACGCTGTTGTTCCCCAACTCCGGCGACAACCGGATCGGCAACGTCACTTTGCGGAACGGCGCGACTTGGACCTCCAACCGCACCCTCGCCGCCTGGGACTACCTCCTGGCGAACACCTCGACGGGGCCAGCGACGGTCAAGGTCGAGAATACCGGCGGCAGCACCTTGCCATCAGTGATGAACGGCACCGGCGGCATCCACCTTCAGGGAGTGCAAAACTTCGACGTGGCTAATGTCACCGTCTCCTCTGCCACAGACCTCACCGTCAGCATGATCTTGGGCGCCCAAGGCAATATCGGAGGTGCCGTCGGCGGCATCAACAAGACCGGCACCGGCACCATGACGCTGGCCGCCACCAACACCTACACCGGCGCCACCACCGTCGTGGTCGGAACGCTCCTGGTCAACGGCTCCACCAATGCATTGAGCGCTACCAGCGTTTCAACAGATGCGACCCTCGGTGGCACCGGAACCGTCAATGGCACGGTCACCGTGGCGGCCGGCGGCATCATCGCCCCCGGCGCCAATACCGTGGGCACGCTCACCACTGGTGCCGCCACCATCGACGGCATCTACGCTTGTGAGATCAACGGTGCCACCGCCGACAAGCTCGCCGTCACCGGCAACCTCGACATCGACGGCGCCTCGCTGAACGTCACCGTCCTGAGCGCTCCGACCCAGCCGGAGTACATCCTCGCCACCTACACCGGTACCCGCACCGGCACCTTCACCGGCTTGGCTGAAGGCGCCACCGTCACCCCCGGCTACACCATCACCTACGCCACCGCAGGACAGATCAAGCTGGTGACGGCGCCCTCCGGCCCGAGCTACACCTCATGGGCATCCACCTTTACCCCGAATCCGGGTGCCGCAGGCGTGGACTTCGAAACGACGGCTTCCAGAACGGCACCGAGTTCATCCTCGGCGGCTCGCCGGTCAGCGGCTCGAACAATCCGAAGATCTACACCTTCACCGCGGACAGCGATGATGTCGGCACTGACAAGGAGCTGA
- a CDS encoding thioredoxin family protein — protein sequence MRIQLASSLILLLAVSSCESAKGPLSKSKTSAAPKPAACTSAASSGHMPAVQELESAGYDSFITTPGRLMVVDFHADWCGPCRRLGPVLEQVAGEFPGKVCIGRVNVDNAREIAEREGVRGIPDVRIFRDGRQVDQFVGVVDAGTIRELLRKHSEDLQVAQAAEPKRRSSE from the coding sequence ATGAGAATCCAGCTCGCGAGTTCCTTGATCCTGCTGCTTGCGGTGTCTTCTTGTGAGAGTGCCAAGGGTCCGCTTTCCAAATCGAAGACCTCCGCAGCGCCGAAACCTGCTGCCTGCACGTCCGCCGCTTCCTCGGGGCACATGCCGGCGGTGCAGGAACTGGAATCCGCCGGTTACGACTCCTTCATCACCACGCCGGGTCGCCTGATGGTGGTGGATTTCCACGCCGATTGGTGCGGCCCGTGCAGGAGGCTGGGCCCGGTGCTGGAGCAGGTCGCGGGAGAATTCCCGGGGAAGGTCTGCATCGGCAGGGTGAACGTCGATAACGCCCGCGAGATCGCGGAGCGCGAAGGCGTCCGCGGCATCCCGGACGTGCGGATCTTCCGCGACGGCAGGCAGGTCGACCAGTTTGTCGGCGTGGTCGATGCGGGAACGATTCGCGAGCTGCTCCGGAAACACAGCGAGGATCTCCAGGTCGCACAGGCCGCGGAGCCGAAGCGGAGATCCAGCGAATAG
- a CDS encoding Dps family protein, which translates to MKNKAAPKAAAARTTEDLDIGLDTKARATSVKALSGILANQHVLYIKTRNFHWNLTGHRFHTLHAFFEEQYEALAAAIDKTAERIRMLGSASPGSMKEFLALASLKECSGALIGGEEAITGLRDDHEAAARELRKAVDATDKAGDAGTADFLTQLLQDHEQAAWMLRSFLE; encoded by the coding sequence ATGAAAAACAAAGCCGCTCCTAAAGCCGCCGCCGCCCGCACCACCGAAGATCTGGACATCGGCCTCGACACCAAGGCCCGCGCCACTTCGGTCAAGGCGCTGTCCGGCATCCTCGCCAATCAGCATGTGCTCTACATCAAGACCCGCAACTTCCACTGGAACCTCACCGGGCATCGCTTCCACACCCTCCACGCCTTTTTCGAGGAGCAGTACGAGGCGCTCGCCGCGGCGATCGACAAGACCGCCGAGCGCATCCGCATGCTCGGTTCGGCCAGCCCCGGTTCGATGAAGGAGTTCCTGGCCCTCGCCTCACTGAAGGAATGCTCGGGAGCCCTCATTGGCGGAGAGGAAGCCATCACCGGCCTCCGCGATGACCACGAAGCCGCCGCGCGCGAATTGCGCAAGGCCGTCGACGCCACCGATAAAGCGGGCGACGCTGGCACAGCCGACTTCCTCACCCAGCTGCTCCAAGACCACGAGCAAGCCGCATGGATGCTCCGCAGCTTCCTTGAATAA
- a CDS encoding NAD-dependent succinate-semialdehyde dehydrogenase — MPEPLAAVAAGFVELRELSFSQRASGLMRAANLLEAGQDEFALWMAREMGKPVTQGVAEVAKCAAACRHYAEHGEEMLAPVELEEAALLHQPLGPVLAIMPWNFPFWQVFRFAAPALMAGNTILLKHASNVSGCAQAIVTVISKAFGRGDFLQAVFIPGKEVESLIADPRIRALTFTGSTEVGREVAAAAGRHLKKSVLELGGSDPYLVLEDADLDHAAKTCAAARMVNAGQSCIAAKRFLVVDAVYDAFVERFRSELSAFEAGDPFEAATKLGPMAKASLRDELHAQVTDSVKAGARLLLGGEPLELRGKSYYPATLLVDVVPGMRVFDEETFGPVAAVTRVKNEAEAIELANQTPFGLGAAVFSADEKRGRRVAEHLDTGTVAINGQVVSDPRFPFGGVKDSGWGRELGEHGIREFVNVKTVRV, encoded by the coding sequence ATGCCTGAGCCGCTTGCTGCTGTCGCTGCCGGATTCGTGGAACTGCGCGAGCTGTCGTTTTCGCAACGCGCGTCGGGGCTGATGAGGGCTGCGAATTTGCTGGAGGCCGGACAGGACGAATTCGCGCTCTGGATGGCGAGGGAGATGGGCAAGCCGGTCACGCAAGGAGTGGCAGAGGTGGCCAAGTGTGCGGCGGCGTGCCGGCACTATGCCGAACATGGCGAGGAGATGCTCGCGCCGGTGGAGCTGGAGGAGGCGGCGCTCCTGCATCAGCCGCTGGGGCCGGTGCTGGCGATCATGCCCTGGAACTTCCCGTTCTGGCAGGTCTTCCGCTTTGCGGCGCCGGCGCTGATGGCGGGGAACACGATCCTGCTGAAGCACGCGTCGAATGTGAGTGGCTGCGCCCAAGCGATCGTGACGGTTATTTCGAAGGCGTTCGGGCGCGGGGATTTTCTTCAGGCGGTTTTCATTCCGGGGAAGGAGGTGGAGTCGCTCATCGCTGATCCACGGATCCGGGCACTGACGTTTACCGGTAGCACGGAGGTGGGGCGCGAGGTGGCGGCGGCGGCGGGGAGGCACTTGAAGAAGTCCGTCCTGGAACTCGGTGGTAGCGATCCTTACCTGGTGCTGGAGGACGCGGATCTCGATCACGCGGCGAAGACCTGTGCCGCGGCGCGGATGGTGAATGCGGGGCAAAGCTGCATTGCGGCGAAGCGCTTCCTGGTGGTGGATGCGGTGTATGATGCTTTCGTCGAACGTTTCCGGAGTGAGCTGTCGGCTTTCGAAGCGGGAGATCCTTTTGAAGCGGCGACCAAGCTCGGGCCAATGGCGAAGGCGAGTTTGCGCGACGAACTGCACGCGCAGGTGACCGATAGTGTGAAGGCGGGCGCGCGTTTGTTGCTCGGCGGTGAGCCACTGGAACTACGGGGGAAGTCGTACTATCCGGCGACGCTGCTGGTGGATGTGGTTCCCGGGATGCGGGTCTTTGATGAGGAGACTTTCGGACCGGTGGCAGCGGTGACCCGGGTGAAGAATGAAGCGGAGGCGATCGAGCTCGCGAATCAGACGCCGTTCGGTCTCGGAGCAGCGGTTTTCAGTGCGGACGAGAAGCGCGGGCGTCGTGTCGCGGAGCATCTCGATACCGGCACGGTGGCGATCAATGGGCAGGTGGTGTCGGATCCGCGCTTTCCCTTCGGCGGCGTGAAGGACAGCGGTTGGGGGAGGGAGCTGGGTGAGCACGGGATCCGCGAGTTTGTGAATGTGAAGACGGTCCGCGTGTAG
- a CDS encoding helveticin J family class III bacteriocin yields the protein MTTHCLRRSGISKIAFALLAASSLGLPDFASAATPAKTVNAAATLAYNIKSLHHNLAIQKAYIASTYVYVTQRSGGTVYLSRCLISGNNATYQDEMTLTNCGHGQTLDMYTYNDINYLYVSSKADPATTEYWSLQVARTLYTAGATVDYSDLHRFTYMNYANKTGARLGTTYRVDAGGNSTHTAFRVQTEGGTVTWSIYDTVDLNQLLDGSTQVQMDSDAAQNACVSSFTQSGSDIIRPNGSFQGADLLGSTEIYTSGGAQGETPSIAMISNTGAYKSLVKITNVGNHEIEGVQTKNGNVYFVIVPDPDNKQSTQKIYCVSDSIF from the coding sequence ATGACCACCCATTGCCTTCGCCGTTCTGGCATTTCAAAGATCGCCTTCGCTCTTCTCGCGGCCTCCTCCCTCGGGTTACCGGACTTCGCTTCCGCAGCCACCCCCGCCAAGACCGTCAACGCCGCGGCCACACTCGCCTACAACATCAAGTCGCTTCACCACAATCTGGCCATTCAGAAGGCCTACATTGCTTCCACCTACGTTTACGTCACCCAACGCAGCGGAGGCACGGTCTACCTGTCGCGCTGCCTGATCAGCGGCAACAACGCCACCTATCAGGACGAGATGACCCTGACCAACTGCGGTCACGGCCAGACGCTGGACATGTACACCTACAACGACATCAACTACCTGTACGTGAGCTCCAAGGCCGATCCGGCCACCACCGAATACTGGTCGCTCCAGGTAGCCCGGACCCTCTACACCGCCGGTGCCACCGTCGACTATTCCGATCTCCACCGGTTCACCTACATGAACTACGCCAACAAGACCGGAGCCCGACTGGGCACCACCTATCGCGTGGATGCCGGCGGCAATAGCACCCACACCGCCTTCCGCGTTCAAACGGAAGGAGGAACGGTCACTTGGTCGATCTACGATACCGTCGATCTGAACCAGTTGCTGGACGGCAGCACCCAGGTGCAGATGGACAGCGACGCCGCACAAAATGCCTGCGTCTCCAGCTTCACCCAGAGCGGCTCGGACATCATTCGCCCTAACGGCTCCTTCCAAGGCGCCGACCTGCTCGGCTCCACCGAGATCTACACGAGCGGAGGCGCTCAAGGCGAAACCCCATCGATCGCCATGATCAGCAACACCGGCGCCTACAAGTCGCTCGTCAAGATCACCAACGTCGGCAATCACGAGATCGAGGGCGTGCAGACCAAGAACGGTAACGTGTATTTCGTCATCGTCCCGGACCCCGACAACAAGCAGAGCACACAGAAGATCTACTGCGTTTCCGATAGCATCTTTTGA
- a CDS encoding entericidin A/B family lipoprotein has protein sequence MLLGSVTAGLSSCATTRGVGRDVQTAGQKIEKAASH, from the coding sequence TTGTTGCTGGGATCGGTAACCGCAGGACTCAGCTCTTGCGCGACGACCCGCGGCGTTGGCCGCGACGTCCAAACCGCTGGTCAGAAGATTGAAAAGGCTGCTTCGCACTGA
- a CDS encoding family 43 glycosylhydrolase, producing MRLFLPLILLISPLTANPVMDGADPHAAVVGRTFWMYPTEPHSREPIFAAYRSADLRSWRREGTILDLDKIPWVKADGAPYHGAWAPALAEKKGKFYFYYSVGPQNPTPSRIGVAVGTSPAGPFTDSGKPLLTGGDGFEAIDPMVFTDPATGKSWFYAGGSAGAKLRVFEMADDMVSFKREVDIEQPKNFTEGVFMHVKGKTYYLSYSHGKWNDSTYSVHYCTAPSPTGPWEYRGEILGSDDKHQGPGHHSFVEDLVTRQWYIVYHRWETGRKDPPYRGGRKIAVEKVDYDLKGLIKPITMTDGRQR from the coding sequence ATGCGCCTGTTCCTTCCTCTGATCCTCCTCATTTCCCCGCTCACCGCAAATCCGGTGATGGACGGCGCAGACCCACACGCCGCCGTGGTCGGAAGGACCTTCTGGATGTATCCCACCGAGCCGCACAGCCGGGAGCCGATCTTCGCCGCCTACCGCTCCGCCGACCTGCGTTCGTGGCGACGCGAGGGCACCATCCTCGATCTCGACAAGATCCCGTGGGTGAAAGCCGATGGCGCTCCCTACCACGGTGCCTGGGCCCCGGCGCTCGCGGAAAAGAAGGGCAAGTTCTACTTCTACTACTCGGTCGGTCCACAGAACCCGACCCCCAGCCGCATCGGCGTCGCCGTCGGCACCTCGCCCGCCGGCCCATTCACCGATAGCGGCAAGCCACTGCTGACCGGCGGCGATGGCTTCGAAGCCATCGACCCGATGGTTTTCACCGACCCCGCCACCGGCAAATCGTGGTTCTACGCCGGCGGCAGCGCGGGCGCGAAACTGCGGGTCTTTGAAATGGCGGACGACATGGTCAGCTTCAAGCGCGAGGTGGACATCGAGCAACCGAAGAACTTCACCGAGGGAGTCTTCATGCACGTGAAGGGGAAGACCTACTATCTCAGCTACAGCCACGGGAAGTGGAACGACAGCACCTACTCCGTCCACTACTGCACCGCTCCCTCACCCACCGGCCCGTGGGAATACCGCGGCGAAATCCTCGGTAGCGATGACAAGCACCAGGGCCCTGGGCATCACTCCTTCGTCGAGGATCTCGTGACCCGGCAGTGGTACATCGTCTATCACCGCTGGGAAACCGGACGGAAAGACCCGCCCTACCGAGGCGGCCGGAAGATCGCCGTGGAAAAAGTGGACTACGACCTCAAGGGACTGATCAAACCGATCACGATGACCGACGGACGGCAGCGCTGA
- a CDS encoding DEAD/DEAH box helicase, with product METPPFSELGLSPELLAAVEVLGFERPSPIQAMAIPVALAGRDILGLSHTGSGKTAAFTLPLLAKLDFSLRRPQALILCPTRELAVQVCEEVHRLGSKLGQLRAVPVYGGAPMDRQLRALRDGVQVVVGTPGRVMDHLRRGSFDVTGIQTIVLDEADRMLDLGFREEMEELLGQLPKERQSMFFSATMSKGVSHLIGRFANNPETIQIDQKSKTVSTIDQSYFEVRERSKVEVLSRLLDMEQARLAIIFCNTKRSVDECTESLLARGYTVDRLHGDITQQMRERVLRRFREGTIELLVATDVAARGLDVENIDVVFNYDLPQDPEDYVHRIGRTGRAGRSGRAVSFVFGREIHRLEMIERYTRQVIRREKVPSQEQVEGRLADLALEEIKERLEKGEFQSHEEQVDRLLEQGYTPTDIASVLFTLLRESRGREFGEIQEDREDPRDRRRPTDRREPREFREREPRDYQREPRGPRERREGPSDNADMVPLFFSLGKFHGVKVGEIIGMLYGEAGLPDGAVGHVKLFAKHSCIDVRADCAQRLVEISKGASLRGRKFVLDFDRGPKSQQA from the coding sequence ATGGAAACACCTCCATTCTCTGAGCTCGGCTTATCGCCCGAGCTGCTCGCCGCCGTTGAAGTCCTCGGATTTGAACGCCCGTCGCCGATTCAAGCCATGGCGATCCCGGTCGCATTGGCTGGCCGCGACATCCTCGGTCTCTCGCACACCGGCTCCGGCAAGACCGCTGCCTTCACGCTGCCGCTGCTCGCGAAGCTCGATTTCAGCCTCCGCCGCCCTCAGGCGCTCATTCTCTGCCCGACCCGCGAACTTGCGGTGCAGGTCTGCGAGGAAGTTCACCGCCTCGGCTCGAAGCTCGGCCAACTCCGCGCGGTGCCGGTCTATGGTGGCGCGCCGATGGACCGCCAGCTCCGCGCCCTGCGTGACGGTGTCCAAGTCGTGGTCGGCACTCCCGGCCGTGTGATGGATCACCTGCGCCGCGGATCTTTCGATGTCACTGGCATCCAGACCATCGTGCTCGATGAAGCGGACCGCATGCTCGACCTTGGCTTCCGTGAGGAGATGGAGGAGCTGCTCGGTCAGCTGCCGAAGGAGCGCCAGTCGATGTTCTTCTCCGCTACGATGAGCAAGGGTGTGTCCCACCTCATCGGCAGGTTCGCCAACAATCCGGAGACCATCCAGATCGACCAGAAGTCGAAGACCGTCTCGACCATCGATCAATCCTACTTCGAAGTGCGCGAGCGCTCGAAGGTGGAAGTGCTCTCGCGCTTGCTCGATATGGAGCAGGCCCGACTCGCGATCATCTTCTGCAATACCAAGCGCTCGGTGGACGAGTGCACCGAGTCCCTGTTGGCCCGTGGCTACACGGTGGACCGCCTGCACGGCGACATCACCCAGCAGATGCGCGAGCGCGTGCTGCGCCGCTTCCGCGAAGGAACCATCGAGCTGCTCGTCGCTACCGACGTTGCTGCGCGCGGTCTCGATGTGGAGAACATCGACGTTGTCTTCAACTATGACCTGCCGCAGGACCCGGAAGACTACGTGCACCGCATCGGTCGTACGGGTCGTGCCGGTCGCAGTGGTCGTGCCGTGAGCTTCGTCTTTGGGCGTGAGATCCACCGTCTGGAAATGATCGAGCGCTACACGCGCCAGGTCATTCGTCGCGAGAAAGTGCCATCCCAGGAGCAGGTCGAAGGCCGCCTTGCCGACCTTGCCTTGGAAGAGATCAAGGAACGCCTTGAGAAGGGCGAGTTCCAATCGCACGAAGAACAAGTCGACCGCTTGCTGGAGCAGGGCTACACGCCGACTGACATCGCGAGCGTGCTCTTCACGCTGCTGCGTGAATCGCGTGGCCGTGAGTTCGGCGAGATTCAGGAAGACCGCGAAGATCCGCGTGATCGTCGCAGGCCAACTGATCGCCGCGAACCTCGTGAGTTCCGCGAACGCGAGCCGCGTGACTATCAGCGCGAGCCACGTGGCCCGCGCGAACGTCGCGAAGGGCCGAGCGACAATGCGGACATGGTGCCGCTGTTCTTCTCGCTCGGGAAATTCCACGGCGTGAAGGTCGGCGAGATCATCGGCATGCTCTATGGCGAAGCCGGTCTGCCGGATGGCGCCGTGGGTCACGTGAAGCTGTTCGCCAAGCACAGCTGCATCGACGTCCGCGCCGATTGCGCCCAGCGCCTGGTGGAAATCTCCAAGGGTGCCAGCCTCCGCGGACGCAAGTTCGTCCTCGACTTCGACCGCGGTCCGAAGAGCCAGCAAGCCTGA
- a CDS encoding diacylglycerol/lipid kinase family protein: protein MRKSILLLNRGSGGNDRGLKPDEVCATVTTAFREIGHRIESKIVAPEKINAALQEVVKIQPASLIIAGGDGTVSAAAKSLSGTGIPLGILPMGTFNLAARDLGVPLDIPGAATFLAKAEVHAIDVLEVAGRACLCTTILGFYPEFAKTFERRDHGGHWWKKAFKVITALPRTFAESRPIDLTWQGDGIEGRARTKFSAFVPGRYRATAGLVPARTDFTSGKLTAYIGRQRHAAAALRGMLDYIFGRQEENPELTMLQASSLELSARRRKHLSVMIDGEILRLALPLKLTILPRHLHVLTTAENLAPAK, encoded by the coding sequence ATGCGTAAGTCCATTCTCCTCCTCAACCGTGGCTCTGGCGGAAACGACCGCGGCCTGAAACCCGACGAAGTCTGCGCCACCGTCACCACCGCCTTCCGCGAGATCGGCCACAGGATCGAGTCAAAGATTGTAGCTCCCGAAAAGATCAATGCCGCCCTCCAGGAGGTGGTGAAGATCCAGCCCGCATCCCTGATCATCGCCGGCGGCGATGGCACCGTCTCCGCCGCGGCGAAATCCTTGAGCGGCACCGGCATCCCGCTCGGGATCCTGCCCATGGGCACCTTCAATCTCGCCGCCCGCGACCTCGGCGTGCCGCTTGATATCCCGGGTGCCGCCACTTTCCTCGCCAAAGCCGAAGTCCACGCGATCGACGTGCTGGAAGTCGCAGGTCGCGCCTGCCTCTGCACCACCATCCTCGGCTTCTACCCCGAGTTCGCGAAGACCTTCGAGCGCCGCGACCACGGCGGGCACTGGTGGAAGAAAGCCTTCAAGGTAATCACCGCCTTGCCTCGCACCTTCGCCGAGTCCCGACCGATCGACCTGACATGGCAAGGCGATGGCATCGAAGGCCGCGCGCGCACCAAGTTCTCCGCCTTCGTCCCCGGCCGCTATCGCGCGACTGCCGGCTTGGTTCCGGCGCGCACCGATTTCACCTCCGGCAAGCTCACCGCCTACATCGGCCGCCAGCGCCATGCCGCCGCCGCACTGCGCGGCATGCTGGACTATATTTTCGGACGGCAAGAGGAGAATCCCGAACTGACCATGCTTCAGGCATCTTCCCTCGAACTCTCGGCCCGTCGGCGGAAGCACCTTTCGGTGATGATCGATGGCGAAATCCTCCGCCTCGCCCTGCCCTTGAAACTCACCATCCTTCCACGGCACTTGCATGTGCTGACCACGGCAGAAAATCTCGCCCCGGCCAAATGA
- a CDS encoding metallophosphoesterase family protein yields MTRLLHLSDPHFGAADEATARSFLDCAAELAPDLTVLSGDLTMRARRSELAAAKSFVDQLPQPHFVIPGNHDIPAFNQPFDRVFRPFRRYRETFGPDLEPILRKGSIEIVGLNSSRGIGPQLDWSKGILSQAQLQRAASRFASPSPGLRILTLHHPLLAPPDHRRDVVKPLPALVSLLTASHVDLVLCGHFHQSLIGIVGKDAKWSTIVSQAPTVCSTRLQGEPPGFHMIHHDGDSLRIVLHRFDQTRFIECSVMDFRRAGTGWQPIS; encoded by the coding sequence ATGACCCGCCTGCTCCATCTTTCCGACCCGCACTTCGGTGCGGCCGATGAAGCGACGGCCCGTTCCTTCCTCGACTGTGCCGCGGAACTCGCCCCGGACCTCACCGTGCTCAGCGGCGACCTGACCATGCGCGCTCGCCGGTCGGAACTCGCTGCCGCGAAGTCCTTCGTCGACCAGCTCCCCCAGCCGCATTTCGTCATCCCCGGCAACCACGACATCCCCGCCTTCAATCAACCGTTCGACCGTGTCTTCCGACCCTTCCGCCGCTATCGCGAAACCTTCGGGCCGGACCTAGAACCCATACTGCGCAAGGGCAGCATCGAGATCGTGGGCTTGAATAGCAGCCGCGGCATCGGTCCGCAATTGGACTGGTCGAAGGGCATTCTTTCACAAGCACAGCTCCAGCGCGCCGCCTCGCGCTTCGCCTCACCCTCGCCGGGCCTCCGCATCCTCACGCTGCATCACCCGCTGCTGGCCCCACCCGACCACCGCCGCGACGTCGTGAAACCGCTGCCCGCCTTGGTTTCCCTGCTCACGGCATCGCACGTCGATCTGGTCCTGTGCGGACACTTCCACCAGTCCCTCATCGGCATCGTCGGCAAAGACGCGAAATGGTCGACGATCGTTTCCCAGGCTCCCACCGTTTGCTCCACCCGCCTGCAGGGAGAGCCGCCCGGTTTCCACATGATTCATCACGACGGCGACTCGCTCCGCATCGTGCTTCATCGCTTCGATCAAACTCGTTTCATCGAATGCAGCGTCATGGATTTCCGCCGTGCCGGGACCGGCTGGCAACCTATCTCCTGA